From one Acidobacteriota bacterium genomic stretch:
- a CDS encoding adenosylcobalamin-dependent ribonucleoside-diphosphate reductase, with product MPFDTPLAQEIWDKKYRFRSEAGEDADLSATLDRVANAVAGAEKPAVRKRWRARFRAALDDFRFIPAGRILAGAGTARNVTLFNCFVMGTLPDNLPGIFEHLREAAVTLQQGGGVGMDFSTIRPSGAPVKGVGAQASGPLSFMDTWDAMCRTIMSAGQRRGAMMGCLRIDHPDIESFIDAKRDGTRFRNFNLSVLVTDAFMEALERGETWDLVFEGTPYRTLPASELWDRLMKATFDAAEPGVIFVDRVNALNNLAGSEVIAASNPCGEQMLPPYGACLLGSINLARLVGSPFEPDAGISAETLEEITATAVRFLDNVIDISRYPLDAQAKEARSKRRIGLGVTGLADALIFCGAAYGSDEAVALTELWLGTIKRAAYRASAHLAAEKGRYPLYDSAVLDRPNLLSLDQETRALIAEYGLRNGCLTSIAPTGTTSLLADNVSSGIEPVFAFSYTRKVLQGDGTRREEPVTDYALSEWRRTRADYPLPDEIFVSAQTLTPDDHLRMQAAAQRFIDSSISKTVNCPAEISFDAFKDIYLQGYQIGCKGLTTYRPNAITGSVMSVSAPAPASAAKVSTENALSPRERRLEGATYKLKWPLSAHAVYVTINDADDGRGRRPFEVFVNSKNMDHYAWTLALTRMISAVFRRGGDVGFVAEELQAVFDPQGGAFMDGRYVPSLPAAIGRIVSEHLGMHDHVAPATSPDAAFCPKCGQKALVRKEGCDTCLECGHSKCG from the coding sequence ATGCCCTTCGATACACCGCTCGCTCAGGAGATCTGGGACAAGAAATACCGCTTCCGCTCCGAGGCGGGTGAAGATGCCGACCTTTCGGCCACACTCGACCGGGTCGCGAATGCTGTCGCCGGCGCTGAAAAGCCGGCAGTCCGTAAACGCTGGCGCGCGCGGTTTCGCGCGGCGCTCGACGACTTTCGGTTCATCCCTGCCGGACGCATACTTGCTGGCGCCGGCACGGCGCGGAACGTGACCCTTTTCAATTGTTTTGTCATGGGAACGCTTCCAGACAACCTACCCGGCATCTTCGAACACCTGCGCGAAGCGGCGGTCACGCTGCAGCAGGGCGGCGGTGTGGGGATGGACTTCTCGACGATCCGCCCGTCAGGCGCTCCGGTGAAGGGCGTCGGTGCACAGGCAAGCGGTCCCCTGTCGTTCATGGATACGTGGGATGCGATGTGCCGGACCATCATGTCCGCCGGGCAGCGCCGCGGCGCGATGATGGGATGTCTGAGGATCGACCATCCGGATATCGAATCCTTCATCGATGCCAAACGGGATGGGACGCGGTTCCGGAACTTCAACCTGTCCGTTCTCGTGACCGACGCGTTCATGGAGGCACTGGAGCGGGGCGAGACCTGGGACCTCGTATTTGAAGGAACGCCTTACCGGACATTGCCCGCTTCCGAACTCTGGGACCGGTTGATGAAGGCGACCTTCGATGCCGCCGAACCCGGCGTCATCTTTGTCGACCGTGTGAACGCCCTTAATAATCTCGCCGGCAGCGAGGTGATTGCCGCCTCCAATCCCTGCGGCGAGCAGATGTTGCCGCCCTATGGCGCCTGCCTGCTGGGATCGATCAACCTGGCAAGGCTTGTGGGTTCACCCTTCGAGCCGGATGCGGGTATATCTGCGGAGACCCTGGAAGAGATCACCGCGACGGCGGTGCGTTTCCTCGACAATGTGATCGACATTTCCCGGTATCCTCTGGACGCGCAGGCGAAGGAGGCCCGGAGCAAGAGACGTATCGGGCTCGGCGTAACCGGCCTTGCCGACGCGCTCATCTTCTGCGGCGCTGCCTACGGATCAGATGAGGCTGTCGCCCTGACCGAGCTCTGGCTGGGAACCATAAAACGTGCCGCCTATCGCGCCTCGGCCCACCTCGCAGCAGAAAAGGGACGCTATCCGCTCTATGACAGCGCCGTCCTCGACCGGCCAAACCTTCTCTCTCTCGATCAGGAGACGCGGGCGCTGATCGCAGAATACGGGCTACGCAATGGGTGCCTGACGTCGATCGCGCCCACCGGAACGACATCGCTGCTCGCGGACAATGTATCGTCCGGGATCGAGCCGGTCTTTGCCTTTTCCTACACCCGCAAGGTCTTGCAGGGCGACGGTACCCGGCGGGAAGAGCCCGTCACTGATTATGCCTTGTCAGAATGGCGCAGGACCCGTGCGGACTATCCGTTGCCGGACGAAATCTTCGTGAGCGCGCAGACGCTCACGCCGGATGATCACCTCAGGATGCAGGCCGCCGCCCAGAGATTTATCGACAGCTCAATTTCGAAGACCGTGAATTGTCCCGCCGAAATCTCCTTTGATGCGTTCAAGGACATATATCTCCAGGGCTACCAGATTGGCTGCAAGGGGCTGACGACCTATCGCCCCAACGCGATTACCGGGTCTGTCATGTCTGTCAGCGCGCCAGCGCCGGCAAGTGCGGCGAAGGTTTCAACAGAGAACGCCTTGTCGCCGCGCGAGAGACGGCTCGAGGGCGCGACCTACAAGCTGAAATGGCCGCTGAGTGCGCATGCCGTCTATGTGACCATAAATGACGCGGACGACGGGCGGGGACGCAGGCCGTTCGAAGTTTTCGTGAACTCGAAGAACATGGACCATTACGCATGGACACTTGCATTGACCCGCATGATCTCCGCCGTGTTCCGGCGGGGCGGCGATGTGGGCTTTGTCGCTGAAGAGCTTCAGGCGGTGTTCGATCCGCAGGGCGGCGCATTCATGGACGGACGCTATGTCCCATCGTTGCCGGCGGCCATCGGACGTATCGTCTCAGAACATCTGGGCATGCACGATCATGTCGCGCCCGCCACGTCGCCGGATGCAGCCTTCTGCCCGAAATGCGGCCAGAAGGCTCTCGTCCGAAAGGAAGGCTGCGACACCTGCCTTGAATGTGGCCACTCGAAGTGCGGCTGA
- a CDS encoding nuclear transport factor 2 family protein yields MSNNEEVIRDFIAAWSRLDVDELVGYFTEDGIYYNMPFKPVQGRAALKVFIANFLKGWTATDWEILTLVASGDTVIAERLDRTKLGERSVDLPCCGVFQMQDGKIRIWRDYFDLATYTKGAAGGG; encoded by the coding sequence ATGAGTAATAACGAAGAAGTTATCCGAGATTTTATTGCCGCCTGGTCGCGTCTCGATGTGGATGAGCTTGTCGGGTATTTCACTGAGGACGGCATTTACTACAATATGCCCTTCAAGCCCGTGCAGGGACGCGCCGCGCTGAAAGTCTTCATTGCGAACTTTCTCAAAGGCTGGACCGCGACCGACTGGGAGATTCTGACCTTGGTCGCCTCAGGCGATACAGTCATCGCAGAACGGCTGGACCGAACGAAACTCGGTGAGCGCTCTGTCGATCTGCCCTGCTGCGGCGTGTTCCAGATGCAGGATGGGAAGATCAGGATCTGGCGCGACTATTTTGATCTCGCCACCTATACGAAAGGCGCTGCAGGCGGCGGATGA
- a CDS encoding molybdopterin molybdotransferase MoeA, whose protein sequence is MISFDDAFQRVVEIAVPLGTQCVPLGEGAGRILAEPVIAGLSMPRYDVSAMDGYAVRSADLGAVPFSLPVRGETAAGSAPGAELAPGTAVRIFTGAPVPVGADRVIVQENVEREGELARIVRPPGAARHIREAGSDFREGDILVPAGRQLDWRTLTVAAAADQSPLKVYLRPRVAILATGDELAVPGEASGIPGAIPESISPAIAAFVRSAGGQVISREMYPDDPAQLRLAAAAALAGADLLILIGGASVGDRDHSRSLFAGPPDYIFPKVAIKPGKPVWLARVDGKPVLGLPGNPTSALVTARLFLAPLLAGLGGRDAAATVVFESWALAAALPAAGDRETFVRARIRDNRAMPLIHQDSSGQASLLEADLLLRQPPGNRDFQPGETIQGLLF, encoded by the coding sequence GTGATCAGCTTCGACGATGCGTTTCAAAGGGTCGTGGAGATCGCGGTACCTTTGGGCACGCAGTGCGTGCCGCTCGGCGAAGGGGCAGGGCGGATACTGGCAGAGCCTGTCATCGCGGGTCTCTCGATGCCGAGGTATGACGTCTCGGCGATGGACGGGTATGCCGTGCGAAGCGCAGACCTCGGCGCCGTCCCGTTCTCCCTTCCGGTACGCGGCGAGACGGCGGCAGGAAGCGCGCCAGGCGCCGAGCTCGCCCCGGGAACGGCGGTCCGGATATTCACGGGCGCGCCGGTGCCGGTTGGCGCCGACCGGGTGATCGTCCAGGAAAATGTCGAGCGCGAGGGTGAGCTTGCAAGAATTGTTCGCCCCCCCGGAGCAGCACGCCACATCCGCGAAGCGGGCTCCGACTTCCGGGAAGGGGATATCCTCGTTCCGGCCGGCCGCCAGCTTGACTGGCGAACACTGACGGTCGCCGCCGCCGCCGACCAGTCACCCCTGAAAGTCTATCTCCGGCCGCGGGTCGCGATTCTCGCGACCGGCGACGAACTCGCAGTCCCCGGAGAGGCGAGCGGCATCCCTGGCGCCATACCGGAAAGCATCTCCCCGGCGATTGCCGCTTTTGTAAGGAGCGCGGGCGGGCAGGTGATCAGCCGGGAAATGTACCCCGACGATCCGGCCCAGCTGCGGCTTGCTGCAGCCGCCGCGCTTGCCGGCGCGGACCTCCTGATCCTCATCGGCGGTGCGTCGGTCGGTGACAGGGATCACTCCCGCAGCCTGTTCGCCGGGCCGCCTGATTATATTTTCCCGAAGGTGGCCATCAAACCCGGCAAGCCTGTCTGGCTGGCCCGGGTGGACGGCAAGCCGGTGCTCGGACTACCGGGCAATCCGACATCGGCCCTGGTGACCGCGCGGCTGTTTCTCGCGCCGCTCCTTGCCGGCCTTGGAGGCCGGGATGCAGCGGCAACCGTGGTTTTTGAAAGCTGGGCGCTCGCAGCGGCCCTTCCGGCGGCGGGCGACCGGGAAACCTTCGTCCGGGCACGGATCAGGGACAATCGCGCCATGCCGCTGATCCATCAGGATTCCTCCGGCCAGGCCAGCCTGCTCGAGGCGGACCTCCTGCTGCGCCAGCCGCCCGGCAACCGGGACTTTCAGCCAGGCGAGACGATTCAGGGACTGCTGTTCTAA
- the moaC gene encoding cyclic pyranopterin monophosphate synthase MoaC, whose protein sequence is MSELTHLDQDGRVHMVDVGAKTVTERRAVASARVLCRRETLQLVRDDKAPKGAVITTAELAGIMASKRTHELIPLCHPLALSKVSVTVKLDEALPGFRLQAEVRTQGQTGVEMEALTAVTVAALTLYDMLKAVDRGMVIEAVRLEIKSGGKSGDWAAEEESR, encoded by the coding sequence ATGAGTGAACTCACACACCTTGATCAAGACGGCCGTGTCCACATGGTGGATGTCGGGGCCAAGACCGTCACCGAGCGACGCGCGGTCGCAAGCGCCCGCGTCCTCTGCCGAAGGGAAACCCTGCAGCTCGTGCGCGACGACAAGGCGCCGAAAGGCGCCGTGATCACGACCGCAGAACTCGCAGGCATCATGGCCTCCAAACGCACGCATGAACTCATCCCGCTCTGTCATCCGCTCGCCTTGTCCAAGGTCTCCGTCACCGTAAAACTCGACGAGGCTTTGCCGGGCTTCAGGCTCCAGGCAGAGGTGCGCACGCAGGGCCAGACCGGTGTTGAAATGGAGGCGCTCACGGCTGTGACTGTTGCCGCCCTGACCCTCTATGACATGCTCAAGGCCGTCGATCGCGGTATGGTGATCGAGGCTGTCCGGCTTGAAATCAAGAGCGGCGGCAAGTCAGGTGACTGGGCGGCGGAAGAGGAAAGCCGGTGA
- the moaB gene encoding molybdenum cofactor biosynthesis protein B, protein MPGIDENLPFYPLNIAVLTVSDTRSEETDTSGGLLCDRARAAGHALVERAIVRDEVDEIRQVVGRWIAYPGIDVILTTGGTGFSPRDVTPEALKPLFSREMDGFSVVFHTVSLGTVGVSTLQSRAFAGQAGETFIFCVPGSTGACRDAWDHVFAFEFDSRYRPCSLVGQIARYRGICP, encoded by the coding sequence ATGCCGGGAATTGATGAAAACCTTCCCTTCTACCCGCTGAATATTGCGGTTCTCACCGTCTCGGACACGCGCTCTGAGGAGACAGACACGTCCGGAGGCCTCCTTTGCGACCGGGCCAGGGCTGCCGGCCATGCACTGGTTGAGCGTGCCATCGTCAGGGACGAAGTTGACGAAATCCGGCAGGTTGTCGGCCGTTGGATCGCCTACCCGGGGATTGATGTTATCCTGACGACTGGCGGCACCGGTTTCTCGCCGCGCGATGTGACGCCCGAAGCCCTGAAACCCCTCTTCAGCCGTGAGATGGATGGGTTTTCTGTGGTGTTCCATACAGTCAGTCTCGGCACGGTGGGAGTTTCCACGCTCCAGTCGCGCGCTTTTGCAGGGCAGGCCGGTGAGACTTTCATCTTTTGTGTTCCGGGTTCGACGGGCGCTTGCCGCGATGCGTGGGATCATGTTTTTGCGTTCGAGTTCGACAGCCGGTATCGACCCTGTTCACTCGTGGGCCAGATCGCCCGCTACCGGGGAATCTGCCCATGA
- a CDS encoding molybdenum cofactor biosynthesis protein MoaE, translating to MIQERSEHNLHAELAASPIDVTARLDDLRLRAPGHGAVVSFQGTVRSVTKQGEPLDHLVLDYHPRMTLISLQRIARAGLERFDVSAVSVVHRCGAMTPGEVIVFVGVTSDHRKEAFLAAEYLMDRLKSEAVFWKRELGPFGERWIEPTERDVIDLERWNEKDAGN from the coding sequence ATGATCCAGGAAAGATCAGAACACAATTTGCACGCGGAGCTTGCCGCTTCGCCGATCGATGTCACGGCCAGGCTGGACGACCTGCGCCTGCGCGCGCCGGGCCATGGCGCCGTCGTCTCCTTTCAGGGGACTGTGCGGTCTGTGACAAAGCAAGGTGAGCCGCTTGACCATCTGGTTCTCGACTACCACCCGCGAATGACGCTGATTTCCTTGCAAAGGATCGCCAGGGCCGGTCTGGAAAGGTTTGATGTGAGCGCGGTGTCTGTCGTCCACCGCTGCGGCGCAATGACCCCGGGGGAGGTCATCGTCTTTGTGGGCGTGACCAGCGATCATCGAAAGGAAGCCTTTCTGGCCGCCGAGTATCTGATGGACAGGCTCAAGTCGGAGGCTGTTTTCTGGAAACGCGAACTTGGGCCGTTCGGCGAGCGATGGATCGAACCTACAGAACGCGACGTTATCGACCTTGAGAGATGGAATGAAAAAGATGCCGGGAATTGA
- a CDS encoding MoaD/ThiS family protein, with product MQIEFHGRIGTPFGGAAHVDIAMDGLAVSGLRALLASQYGVDAILHRSVRAAVNDEIVTEDHIVQAGDAVAFMSPVSGG from the coding sequence ATGCAGATAGAGTTTCATGGGCGCATCGGGACGCCTTTTGGCGGAGCAGCGCATGTTGATATTGCGATGGACGGGCTCGCTGTCTCCGGCCTGAGAGCCCTGCTCGCCAGCCAGTACGGCGTCGACGCCATCCTCCACCGGTCCGTGCGTGCGGCCGTCAATGATGAGATTGTCACGGAAGATCATATCGTCCAGGCAGGCGATGCGGTCGCGTTCATGAGTCCCGTCTCTGGAGGATGA
- a CDS encoding NnrU family protein: protein MSCPIALSWFNNSGQVSDQDGRKVNGWAEFVGAAIVFLASHALPARPGIRVRLTAALGRRTYLAIYSAVSLAFLAWLILAAGRAPFVGLWLWVPKGLWIANALMALALILAVGGTAIANPFSLGGRADRLYDPDHPGILALTRHPLLWALVLWSAAHLIANGDLAHVLLFGSLGGFSLAGIFAMEKRSRRLAGAQWAGLSRATSFVPFAALLTGRASWASLLQPRMALVPFVWGGIVLLHRPTIGVSPLPPF from the coding sequence ATGTCATGCCCCATCGCCTTGAGCTGGTTTAACAATTCCGGGCAGGTTTCGGATCAGGACGGACGCAAGGTGAACGGATGGGCGGAGTTTGTGGGGGCAGCGATTGTCTTTCTCGCCAGTCACGCTTTGCCCGCCCGGCCCGGCATACGCGTCCGGCTGACGGCCGCGCTGGGCCGGCGGACCTATCTGGCGATCTACAGCGCCGTGTCGCTGGCGTTCCTCGCCTGGCTCATCCTTGCCGCCGGCAGGGCGCCCTTTGTCGGTCTCTGGCTGTGGGTCCCGAAGGGGCTCTGGATTGCCAATGCCCTGATGGCCCTCGCGCTCATTCTGGCCGTCGGGGGAACAGCCATCGCCAATCCCTTCAGTCTTGGCGGCCGCGCGGACAGGCTATACGATCCGGACCATCCCGGTATACTCGCCCTCACTCGGCATCCCTTGCTCTGGGCTCTGGTGCTCTGGTCTGCGGCGCACCTCATTGCAAACGGGGATCTTGCGCACGTTCTGCTCTTTGGCAGCCTCGGGGGTTTTTCGCTCGCCGGGATCTTCGCCATGGAAAAACGCAGCCGCAGGCTGGCCGGGGCGCAGTGGGCCGGCCTCAGCCGTGCCACGAGCTTCGTGCCGTTTGCCGCCCTCCTGACGGGCCGGGCGAGCTGGGCCTCGCTCCTGCAGCCAAGGATGGCGCTTGTTCCCTTCGTCTGGGGCGGGATTGTTCTGCTGCACCGTCCCACGATCGGCGTCTCTCCGCTGCCCCCGTTTTGA
- a CDS encoding sulfite exporter TauE/SafE family protein, with translation MPIVLTAAFFITAILYASVGFGGGSTYNALLVLSGADYRLVPAIALVCNVIVVTGGVWRFSRTGDLSARRLAPFLMTSVPAAWIGGRLAISETTFVGLLGAALLISGVHLALQRGTPESDPASQPRRVPAVLAAGIGGAIGILSGLVGIGGGIFLAPVLYFLRWGNAKQIAAACSLFILVNSLSGLVGQVLKLQDLALLSLALPYWPLPLAVLIGGQMGSWLAGYHIKPDIIRILTAILILYVSAQLLLRWGAMI, from the coding sequence ATGCCAATCGTGCTGACCGCAGCGTTCTTCATCACGGCCATCCTTTATGCGAGCGTCGGCTTCGGCGGGGGCTCGACATATAACGCCCTGCTTGTGCTCAGCGGCGCGGACTACCGACTGGTTCCTGCGATTGCGCTCGTCTGCAACGTGATCGTGGTGACCGGCGGCGTCTGGCGGTTTTCGAGGACCGGAGACCTGTCCGCCCGGCGGCTCGCACCGTTCCTGATGACTTCGGTCCCGGCGGCCTGGATCGGCGGCCGGCTGGCAATCAGCGAGACAACGTTCGTAGGCCTGCTCGGCGCTGCGCTGCTGATTTCGGGGGTTCATCTTGCCCTGCAGCGGGGAACCCCAGAATCCGATCCGGCGTCTCAACCGCGCCGCGTTCCGGCTGTTCTCGCGGCCGGCATCGGCGGGGCGATCGGCATCCTGTCAGGCCTGGTCGGCATAGGCGGGGGGATATTCCTTGCCCCGGTTCTTTACTTCCTGCGCTGGGGAAACGCCAAGCAGATCGCGGCCGCCTGCAGCCTGTTCATCCTGGTCAATTCTCTGTCGGGCCTCGTCGGGCAGGTACTCAAACTCCAGGACCTCGCCCTGCTTTCACTCGCCCTGCCCTATTGGCCCCTGCCGCTTGCTGTTCTGATCGGTGGCCAGATGGGATCCTGGCTGGCCGGATATCATATCAAGCCCGATATCATCCGTATCCTGACCGCCATCCTCATCCTCTATGTCTCGGCGCAGCTCCTGTTGCGATGGGGCGCGATGATATGA
- a CDS encoding DUF4010 domain-containing protein: MEPELLQRLTAALAIGALIGIERGWKQRSDEPGSRAAGLRTFTLAGLLGGIAAVVGTNLGAAAFAAIAIAFSVLFGAFQWRETRADEDFSATSTVAGLLTFALGSLAGLGYLHEAAAAAVAAVCILAFKQSLHAWLGGLTWPEIRSALLILAMTFIALPLLPSGPIDPRGLIDLRELWFLTILIATISFAGYVAVRVLGARAGLALGAVIGSLVSSTLTVAELADRVRKGTATAPDAAAAASLSTLVMLIRIGLLVSVLAPHLLSEILPVLGASVAVSAAGALYLFHPRKGPTGQPLLPELKSPLDMRSVAGFALLIAGLNVSIALATNWAGDIAVLPLAILSGFADVDAVILNVTRLSQPPSGLAVAAILLAALANMFSKSVLAFFTGNLQFGLYFAGASLAACLAGAAAFGLDLY, translated from the coding sequence GTGGAACCTGAATTGCTCCAGAGACTGACTGCGGCGCTCGCAATCGGCGCGCTGATCGGTATTGAGCGCGGCTGGAAACAGCGCAGTGATGAACCGGGTTCCCGAGCGGCAGGCCTTCGGACGTTTACGCTCGCCGGACTGCTTGGAGGTATCGCAGCGGTCGTTGGCACAAACCTTGGCGCTGCTGCATTTGCGGCCATTGCAATTGCTTTTTCCGTGCTGTTTGGCGCGTTTCAGTGGCGCGAAACGCGTGCTGACGAGGACTTTTCGGCGACGAGCACCGTTGCTGGCCTTCTGACGTTCGCTTTGGGAAGTCTCGCCGGCCTCGGATACCTGCATGAGGCGGCTGCAGCGGCAGTCGCGGCCGTGTGCATCCTGGCGTTCAAGCAAAGCCTTCATGCCTGGCTGGGAGGCCTGACATGGCCGGAGATCCGATCTGCCCTCTTGATCCTTGCGATGACATTCATCGCGCTACCGCTGCTGCCATCGGGACCCATTGATCCACGGGGACTAATTGACCTGCGAGAGCTTTGGTTCCTGACGATCCTCATCGCAACAATCTCGTTCGCCGGTTACGTTGCGGTCCGCGTGCTCGGTGCGAGGGCCGGACTCGCACTCGGCGCGGTTATCGGCTCGCTGGTTTCCTCCACGCTGACGGTGGCAGAACTGGCCGACCGAGTGCGCAAGGGTACTGCAACGGCGCCCGATGCAGCCGCCGCGGCATCGCTTTCAACGCTGGTCATGCTGATCCGGATCGGTCTGCTGGTCAGCGTTCTCGCGCCTCACCTGCTTTCCGAAATCCTGCCCGTACTCGGCGCGTCTGTTGCTGTCAGCGCGGCAGGGGCGCTCTATCTGTTTCATCCGCGGAAAGGGCCGACCGGCCAGCCGCTTCTGCCTGAACTGAAAAGCCCGCTCGATATGAGGTCCGTCGCGGGCTTTGCACTGCTAATCGCAGGATTGAATGTGTCCATTGCCCTGGCAACGAACTGGGCCGGCGACATTGCTGTCTTGCCGCTTGCCATCCTCAGCGGCTTTGCGGATGTCGATGCTGTGATCCTGAACGTGACCCGCCTGTCGCAGCCTCCATCCGGTCTCGCCGTCGCTGCAATCCTGCTGGCAGCGCTCGCCAACATGTTCAGCAAGTCAGTCCTCGCCTTTTTTACCGGCAATCTTCAGTTCGGACTCTACTTCGCTGGCGCGTCGCTGGCGGCCTGTCTTGCAGGCGCCGCTGCGTTCGGATTGGACCTGTACTGA
- a CDS encoding cupin, with the protein MALKHAASGDRVDLRPFGSLLSTEKTSAIVRTPNFEAIRLVLLAGTEIPSHKVAGQIMFQCIEGHVQLRITGTTIELLPGHWVYLDHDELHSLLGVQDSSLLMTILFDGD; encoded by the coding sequence ATGGCGCTGAAGCATGCAGCATCCGGCGATCGTGTCGACCTTCGCCCGTTCGGCTCCCTTTTGAGCACGGAAAAAACCAGCGCCATCGTCCGCACCCCAAACTTCGAAGCGATACGGCTCGTCCTCCTGGCCGGAACGGAAATCCCATCCCATAAGGTCGCTGGTCAGATCATGTTCCAGTGCATTGAAGGGCACGTCCAGTTGCGGATCACTGGCACCACGATTGAGCTGCTGCCCGGACACTGGGTCTATCTTGACCATGACGAGCTCCATTCGTTGCTGGGAGTTCAGGACTCTTCCCTGCTCATGACCATCCTGTTTGATGGCGATTGA
- a CDS encoding CerR family C-terminal domain-containing protein has protein sequence MPKRDDPRSVETRERLVGAAIELFGLAGFDGTTTRAIADKAGASLAAIPYHFTTKEKLYLAAASSIAEQVTQRLAPALKVLDAEIYSGALSRKKAITLLEEAFIPFVTMLASRESEKWARFMLREQAAPTEAFEILYASDVGRFFRNVIHLTAIASGDVPGSQTARIRGLTLVGQALAFRAARALSLRTLEREDLGPEEIAAVTSSIREHIRLLRYL, from the coding sequence ATGCCAAAGCGTGATGATCCTCGAAGTGTCGAAACGCGCGAGCGGCTCGTTGGAGCCGCGATCGAACTGTTCGGTCTCGCCGGATTCGACGGAACGACGACCCGCGCCATTGCCGATAAAGCGGGCGCGTCCCTTGCCGCGATACCGTATCACTTTACGACCAAGGAGAAACTCTATCTCGCGGCCGCGTCCTCAATTGCCGAACAGGTAACGCAAAGACTCGCGCCAGCGCTGAAGGTTCTCGACGCCGAAATTTACAGCGGCGCGCTCAGCCGAAAGAAGGCAATCACGCTTCTCGAAGAGGCCTTCATTCCGTTTGTGACGATGCTGGCAAGCCGTGAGAGCGAGAAGTGGGCAAGGTTCATGCTTCGCGAGCAGGCTGCGCCGACGGAAGCATTCGAAATACTCTACGCCAGCGATGTCGGCCGCTTCTTCCGCAATGTCATCCATCTGACCGCGATTGCGAGCGGCGATGTTCCGGGGTCCCAGACCGCACGCATTCGGGGTTTGACCCTCGTCGGCCAGGCGCTGGCTTTCCGCGCCGCGCGGGCGCTATCCTTGAGAACTCTGGAGCGCGAGGATCTGGGTCCTGAGGAAATCGCGGCTGTCACCTCTTCAATTCGCGAGCATATCCGTCTGTTGCGATATCTATAG
- a CDS encoding ABC transporter permease, which produces MWRRLRALIIKEMLAIWRDPKGRAVILVPPLLQLVIFAFAMTMEVRNVDIAVLNLDHGSSGREIVAGIEGASAFDEIIHLQSVSQIREAIDSQRVIAVVHIGQDFSRRIEVSQPADVQIILDGRKSNASQIVNSYLSAIIARVSAAAYAGGAPPDALRVRHWFNPNLEYAWFTLPGLVATITLLTTIIVTALSVARERELGTFDQLLVSPLRPLEIVIGKSAPGLIFGYLHGTFFVIVAVFGFKIPFAGSVLALYGSMFFYLLAVIGIGLFISVISDTQQQAILGAFVFASPAVLLSGFMSPVENMPGWIQLATQINPLRHFLVITQGVFLKDLPLSEVARSTAPLIVIAMATLPASGWLLRKKTS; this is translated from the coding sequence ATGTGGCGGCGCCTCAGAGCTCTCATCATCAAGGAGATGCTGGCCATCTGGCGCGATCCGAAGGGACGCGCCGTGATCCTCGTGCCGCCCTTGCTGCAACTCGTCATCTTCGCATTCGCCATGACGATGGAAGTGCGCAATGTCGATATTGCCGTGCTCAATCTCGATCACGGAAGCAGCGGCCGGGAAATCGTGGCAGGCATCGAGGGCGCCTCCGCATTCGACGAGATCATTCATTTGCAATCCGTCAGCCAGATCCGGGAGGCCATCGATAGCCAGCGCGTTATTGCGGTGGTGCATATCGGTCAGGACTTCTCGCGGCGGATCGAGGTGAGTCAGCCGGCAGATGTCCAGATCATCCTCGATGGCCGCAAGTCGAACGCATCGCAGATCGTAAACTCGTACCTGTCTGCGATCATCGCGCGTGTCTCGGCGGCGGCTTATGCGGGCGGCGCGCCGCCGGACGCCCTCCGTGTCCGGCATTGGTTCAACCCAAATCTCGAATATGCTTGGTTTACCCTGCCGGGACTGGTCGCGACCATCACCCTCCTGACCACGATCATCGTGACTGCCCTGTCGGTTGCCCGCGAGCGCGAACTTGGCACATTCGACCAGCTGCTCGTCTCACCGCTGAGGCCCTTGGAAATTGTGATCGGCAAGTCGGCGCCGGGTCTCATCTTCGGCTACCTGCATGGCACATTCTTCGTCATTGTTGCCGTGTTCGGCTTCAAGATTCCCTTCGCAGGGTCCGTGCTCGCGCTTTACGGTTCGATGTTTTTTTATCTGCTGGCAGTGATCGGGATCGGCCTCTTCATCTCGGTGATATCTGATACCCAGCAACAGGCCATCCTCGGCGCCTTCGTATTTGCCTCGCCTGCGGTCCTTCTGTCGGGCTTCATGTCTCCGGTTGAGAATATGCCGGGCTGGATCCAGCTGGCGACGCAGATAAATCCGCTCCGGCACTTCCTCGTCATCACGCAAGGCGTGTTCCTGAAAGATCTGCCGCTGTCCGAAGTGGCCCGCAGTACGGCGCCGCTCATCGTGATCGCGATGGCGACCCTTCCGGCGTCCGGCTGGCTGCTCAGAAAGAAGACCTCATAG